One region of Moraxella sp. ZY210820 genomic DNA includes:
- a CDS encoding carboxypeptidase regulatory-like domain-containing protein: protein MIFVKSRFFAYPAGETRHSTYPFFSIRGQVLKRGINIPCRVRLFVKATGQLFKDVVTDENGYYEFNEIPLNRYYVVAHDPDGEYNAVIQDNIIPK, encoded by the coding sequence ATGATTTTTGTGAAAAGTAGATTTTTTGCTTATCCTGCTGGTGAAACAAGACATTCTACATATCCTTTCTTTTCTATTCGTGGACAAGTGTTAAAACGTGGCATAAATATCCCTTGTCGAGTGCGTTTATTTGTCAAAGCAACAGGGCAATTATTTAAAGATGTGGTTACTGATGAAAACGGTTATTATGAATTTAATGAAATCCCACTAAACCGTTATTATGTGGTGGCTCACGACCCTGATGGCGAATATAATGCGGTGATACAGGATAATATTATTCCTAAATAA
- a CDS encoding lysozyme, with protein MTVKDFFNKLRLMSGGRLTQNQVDSANVIIDQVGLEPLSAMLGVSKNMQLSDNGFNLIAEFEGFRSATYLDAVGVPTIGYGNTYYLDGTKVKMTDKPISKDEAKALKLAIINQDFAPAVNAMFADEIAQGQITQNMFDALISLAYNIGTGALAKSSIYRHIKAGDYQKAGQAFLLYNKAGGRVLNGLVRRREAEKQLFLA; from the coding sequence ATGACTGTAAAAGATTTTTTTAATAAATTACGCTTGATGAGTGGCGGTCGATTAACGCAAAATCAAGTGGATAGTGCTAATGTGATTATTGATCAGGTCGGATTAGAGCCATTATCAGCCATGTTGGGTGTATCTAAAAATATGCAATTATCTGACAATGGGTTTAATTTAATTGCTGAGTTTGAGGGATTTCGCTCGGCTACTTATTTAGATGCTGTCGGTGTACCTACAATCGGCTATGGTAATACATATTATCTTGATGGTACAAAAGTCAAAATGACGGATAAGCCAATCAGTAAAGATGAAGCAAAAGCCTTAAAATTAGCCATTATCAATCAGGATTTTGCCCCTGCTGTCAATGCGATGTTTGCTGATGAGATTGCACAAGGGCAAATCACACAAAATATGTTTGATGCCTTGATTAGTCTTGCGTATAACATCGGTACGGGTGCTTTGGCGAAATCTAGCATTTATCGCCACATTAAAGCAGGTGATTATCAAAAGGCAGGGCAAGCCTTTTTGCTTTACAATAAAGCAGGTGGGCGTGTTTTAAATGGCTTAGTACGTAGACGAGAAGCCGAAAAGCAGTTGTTTTTAGCGTAA
- a CDS encoding DUF2513 domain-containing protein — MTRNWDLIRQILIHIEQLPDFETPVFANHFNGYDEQTVNYHLWLLIQSGLIVGVCNSDTPKAGLFCKACCLTWQGHEFLASVQQDTIWHKIKTMAKEQSLTLSFEVVRHIALKLM; from the coding sequence ATGACAAGAAACTGGGATTTAATTCGTCAAATTTTAATCCATATTGAACAACTTCCTGATTTTGAAACGCCTGTATTTGCAAATCATTTTAATGGATATGATGAGCAAACGGTGAATTATCATTTGTGGCTCTTAATTCAATCTGGTTTAATTGTTGGTGTGTGTAATAGTGATACACCTAAAGCAGGTTTATTTTGCAAAGCTTGTTGTTTAACATGGCAAGGGCATGAGTTTTTAGCAAGTGTTCAGCAGGATACAATTTGGCATAAGATTAAAACAATGGCAAAAGAGCAATCGCTCACATTGTCTTTTGAAGTTGTTAGGCATATTGCTTTAAAGTTAATGTAA